A region of Paractinoplanes abujensis DNA encodes the following proteins:
- a CDS encoding urease accessory protein UreF, with translation MSLATLLVLADGRLPSGGHAHSGGLEAQVSAGRVRDADAVAGFLRGKLATAGLVAAAFAAAACARPGEWAELDQGLDSRTPSPALRKASRAQGRALLRAARAMWALPPVGREVHQPVALGVVASAAGLGPEAAAVAAAHTTVSGVASAAVRLLGLDPFAVHGLLARLAPECDRIAASAAARRDQPVDDLPAAGGPLLDVGAELHATWEVRLFAS, from the coding sequence ATGTCCCTGGCCACCCTGCTCGTCCTGGCCGACGGCCGCCTGCCGTCCGGTGGGCACGCGCATTCCGGCGGGCTCGAGGCGCAGGTCTCGGCCGGGCGGGTGCGCGATGCCGACGCTGTGGCCGGCTTCCTGCGCGGCAAGCTGGCCACCGCGGGCCTCGTGGCCGCGGCGTTCGCGGCCGCGGCCTGCGCGCGACCGGGCGAGTGGGCCGAGCTGGATCAAGGGCTTGATTCCCGTACGCCGTCGCCCGCGCTGCGCAAGGCGTCGCGCGCGCAGGGGCGGGCGTTGCTGCGGGCCGCCCGGGCCATGTGGGCCCTGCCGCCCGTCGGCCGGGAGGTGCACCAGCCGGTCGCGCTCGGGGTAGTGGCGAGCGCGGCCGGGCTCGGGCCCGAGGCAGCCGCCGTGGCCGCGGCACACACGACCGTCAGCGGTGTGGCGTCGGCCGCCGTACGGCTGCTCGGTCTTGACCCGTTCGCCGTGCACGGGCTGCTGGCCCGGCTGGCCCCCGAGTGCGACCGGATCGCGGCTTCAGCGGCGGCCCGACGTGATCAACCAGTCGACGATCTGCCGGCCGCGGGCGGTCCCCTGCTCGATGTCGGCGCCGAGCTCCACGCCACCTGGGAGGTGCGTCTCTTTGCATCCTGA
- a CDS encoding urease subunit alpha, whose translation MTTLDRGRYAALYGPTAGDRIRLADTNLLIEVEEDRSAGPRPGDEVVFGGGKVIRESMGQSRATRAEGTPDTVITGAVVLDHWGIVKADIGLRDGRIVAIGKAGNPDTMDGVHPDLVIGPGTEIIAGNGKILTAGAIDSHVHLISPTILDTAVAAGITTIIGGGTGPAEGTKATTVTPNAWHLARMLEAIDPYPVNVLLLGKGNTMSAESMWEQLRGGAGGFKLHEDWGTTPAVIDACLQVADASGVQVAIHTDTLNEAGFVEETLRAIAGRSIHAYHTEGAGGGHAPDIITVAGQPNVLPSSTNPTRPYTRNTLSEHLDMLMVCHHLNSAVPEDLAFAESRIRPSTMAAEDLLHDLGAISMIGSDSQAMGRVGEVVLRTWQTAHVMKARRGALPGDTTADNNRAKRYVAKYTICPAVAHGMASQIGSVEPGKLADLVLWEPAFFGVRPALVLKGGMIAYAQMGDANASIPTPQPMLPRPMFGAKGVVPAQTSLAFVAEAAIDAMLTDRIGVKRAFAPVENTREVTKADMPRNDALPRIEVDADTFEVRVDGEIIDPDPVTELPMAQRYFLF comes from the coding sequence ATGACCACTCTGGACCGGGGCCGCTACGCCGCTCTCTACGGGCCCACCGCCGGGGACCGCATCCGGCTGGCCGACACCAACCTGCTCATCGAGGTCGAGGAGGACCGCAGCGCCGGCCCCCGGCCCGGGGACGAGGTCGTCTTCGGCGGCGGCAAGGTGATCCGCGAGTCGATGGGCCAGTCGAGGGCCACCCGGGCCGAGGGCACACCCGACACGGTCATCACCGGGGCGGTCGTGCTCGACCACTGGGGCATCGTGAAAGCCGACATCGGCCTCCGCGACGGCCGGATCGTGGCCATCGGCAAGGCCGGCAACCCGGACACGATGGACGGCGTCCACCCCGACCTGGTGATCGGGCCGGGCACCGAGATCATCGCGGGCAACGGCAAGATCCTGACGGCGGGCGCGATCGACAGCCACGTCCACCTGATCAGCCCGACCATCCTCGACACCGCGGTCGCCGCGGGCATCACGACGATCATCGGCGGCGGCACCGGGCCGGCCGAGGGCACCAAGGCGACCACTGTCACCCCGAACGCCTGGCACCTGGCCCGCATGCTCGAGGCGATCGACCCGTACCCGGTCAACGTGCTGCTGCTGGGCAAGGGCAACACCATGTCGGCGGAGTCGATGTGGGAGCAGCTGCGCGGCGGCGCGGGCGGCTTCAAGCTGCACGAGGACTGGGGCACCACCCCCGCCGTCATCGACGCCTGCCTCCAGGTCGCGGACGCCTCCGGCGTACAGGTGGCCATTCACACCGACACGCTGAACGAGGCCGGCTTCGTCGAGGAGACGCTGCGCGCGATCGCGGGCCGGTCGATCCACGCCTATCACACCGAGGGCGCGGGCGGCGGCCACGCTCCGGACATCATCACGGTCGCCGGGCAGCCCAACGTGCTGCCGTCGTCGACCAACCCGACCCGGCCGTACACCCGGAACACCCTCAGCGAGCACCTCGACATGCTGATGGTCTGCCACCACCTGAACTCGGCCGTGCCCGAGGACCTGGCGTTCGCCGAGAGCCGCATCCGCCCGTCCACGATGGCCGCCGAGGACCTGCTGCACGACCTGGGCGCGATCTCGATGATCGGTTCCGACTCGCAGGCGATGGGCCGGGTCGGCGAGGTCGTCCTGCGCACCTGGCAGACCGCCCACGTCATGAAGGCCCGCCGCGGCGCCCTGCCCGGCGACACCACTGCCGACAACAACCGCGCGAAGCGGTACGTCGCCAAATACACGATCTGCCCCGCGGTCGCGCACGGCATGGCGTCGCAGATCGGCTCGGTCGAACCGGGCAAGCTGGCCGACCTGGTGCTGTGGGAGCCCGCTTTCTTCGGCGTACGCCCGGCGCTCGTGCTCAAGGGCGGCATGATCGCCTATGCCCAGATGGGCGACGCCAACGCCTCGATCCCCACGCCGCAGCCCATGCTGCCGCGCCCGATGTTCGGCGCCAAGGGCGTGGTGCCGGCCCAGACGTCGCTGGCTTTCGTGGCCGAGGCCGCCATCGACGCCATGCTGACCGACCGCATCGGCGTCAAGCGGGCCTTCGCCCCGGTCGAGAACACCCGCGAGGTCACGAAGGCCGACATGCCCCGCAACGACGCCCTGCCTCGCATCGAGGTCGACGCCGACACGTTCGAGGTGCGCGTGGACGGCGAGATCATCGACCCCGACCCGGTGACCGAGCTCCCCATGGCCCAGCGTTACTTCCTCTTCTGA
- a CDS encoding urease subunit beta, whose translation MIPGEILFGAGDIEINPGRPELALTVRNTGDRPVQVGSHFHFAESNEALSFDRRAAWGHRLAVPAGTSVRFEPGIPRDITLVPLAGARIVPGLRGLAGGPLDNGPAAPDTTPPSATPPSATPAGAASPRLGKSDLSDSSDGGGLVDDSAQPENGSSR comes from the coding sequence ATGATCCCCGGCGAGATCCTCTTCGGCGCGGGCGACATCGAGATCAACCCCGGGCGCCCCGAGCTGGCCCTCACCGTGCGCAACACAGGTGACCGGCCCGTGCAGGTCGGCTCGCACTTCCACTTCGCCGAGTCCAACGAGGCCCTCTCCTTCGACCGCCGGGCCGCCTGGGGGCATCGCCTCGCCGTCCCGGCCGGCACGTCCGTCCGCTTCGAGCCGGGCATCCCCCGCGACATCACGCTGGTGCCCCTGGCCGGCGCCCGCATCGTGCCGGGCCTGCGCGGCCTGGCCGGCGGCCCGCTCGACAACGGCCCCGCCGCACCCGACACCACCCCACCCAGCGCCACCCCACCCAGCGCCACGCCTGCCGGTGCCGCCTCTCCCCGACTTGGCAAATCCGACTTATCCGATTCGTCGGACGGCGGCGGGTTGGTCGACGACTCTGCGCAGCCCGAGAACGGGAGCTCGCGATGA
- a CDS encoding urease subunit gamma, with the protein MYLSQHEQERLLIHVAADVARRRQERGLKLNHPEATAIITAFLLEGARDGRTVADLMDAGRRVLTRDDVMDGVPEMLAEVQVEATFPDGTKLVTVHGPIS; encoded by the coding sequence TTGTACCTCAGCCAGCACGAGCAGGAACGTCTGCTCATCCACGTCGCGGCCGACGTGGCCCGGCGGCGTCAGGAACGGGGTCTCAAGCTCAACCACCCCGAGGCGACCGCCATCATCACCGCCTTCCTGCTGGAAGGGGCGCGCGACGGGCGCACGGTGGCCGATCTGATGGACGCGGGGCGGCGCGTGCTGACCCGCGACGACGTCATGGACGGCGTGCCCGAGATGCTGGCCGAGGTGCAGGTGGAAGCCACCTTCCCGGACGGCACCAAGCTGGTCACCGTGCACGGGCCCATCTCATGA
- a CDS encoding RidA family protein translates to MPKRAIKAENAAPAGGPYSHAVVAGDFIYLAGSVPAQPDGTRVTGSFAEQAHAAFRNLAAVAEAAGSSLDQAVRVGVYLRDFADFAELNEIYPQYIKGPELPVRTTLPVPLVGFDIEIDAVLYTGA, encoded by the coding sequence ATGCCCAAGCGCGCCATCAAGGCCGAGAACGCAGCCCCGGCCGGCGGCCCGTATTCGCACGCGGTCGTGGCCGGCGACTTCATCTACCTGGCCGGTTCGGTGCCCGCGCAGCCCGACGGCACCCGGGTGACCGGCAGCTTCGCCGAGCAGGCGCACGCCGCGTTCCGCAATCTGGCCGCGGTGGCCGAGGCCGCCGGGTCCAGCCTCGACCAGGCCGTCCGGGTCGGGGTCTACCTGCGCGACTTCGCCGACTTCGCGGAGCTGAACGAGATCTACCCGCAGTACATCAAGGGCCCGGAGCTGCCCGTACGCACCACGCTGCCGGTGCCGCTGGTCGGCTTCGACATCGAGATCGACGCGGTCCTCTACACCGGGGCCTGA
- a CDS encoding amidohydrolase/deacetylase family metallohydrolase — translation MTYDLLLAGGDPFDVAVTAGVITATGPGLPRDAHTVVDVSGLLVTPGLIDLHTHVGPGYWGIAPDPIAWHTGVTTWVDAGSAGAYTLDGLRQVAATTAVRVPALLNIAALGLAGRTGESRDLTTCDVPLAIDTVQRNRDLIRGLKVRIDRDTVGANGVEPLRRGLAVGEACGVPVMVHIGTTPPALEEVLDLLRPGDIVTHSASGIASPLGPAVRAAVDRGVLLDLGHGSGGFAFDVLDRQLGLGLGPHTISTDLHCRSLYGPVFDLPTTMAKVLAAGVPLPDVLAMVTARPARALGLPGGTLDVGAPADLAVFEVRAEPHELVDSHRQTRVAPVRLINVATYVGGRRLPPAWPAAPPPWSPLTPAQRAALAHREQALRDLLNTPLVGAEALEEQFPRTS, via the coding sequence GTGACGTACGACTTGCTGCTGGCCGGCGGCGACCCGTTCGACGTGGCGGTCACCGCCGGCGTGATCACCGCGACCGGCCCCGGCCTGCCCCGCGACGCGCACACGGTCGTCGACGTCTCCGGCCTGCTCGTCACCCCCGGCCTGATCGACCTGCACACCCACGTCGGCCCCGGCTACTGGGGCATCGCGCCCGACCCGATCGCCTGGCACACCGGCGTCACCACGTGGGTCGACGCCGGCTCCGCGGGGGCGTACACGCTCGACGGCCTGCGCCAGGTCGCCGCCACCACCGCCGTACGGGTCCCGGCCCTGCTCAACATCGCCGCGCTGGGCCTGGCCGGCCGCACGGGCGAGAGCCGCGACCTGACCACCTGCGACGTCCCGCTGGCGATCGACACCGTGCAGCGCAACCGCGACCTGATCCGCGGGCTCAAGGTGCGCATCGACCGCGACACCGTGGGCGCGAACGGGGTCGAGCCGCTGCGCCGCGGCCTGGCCGTCGGAGAAGCCTGCGGCGTGCCGGTGATGGTCCACATCGGCACCACCCCGCCCGCGCTCGAGGAGGTGCTCGACCTGCTGCGCCCGGGCGACATCGTCACGCACAGCGCCAGCGGCATCGCCTCCCCGCTCGGGCCGGCCGTGCGGGCCGCGGTCGACCGGGGTGTGCTGCTCGACCTCGGCCACGGCTCCGGCGGCTTCGCCTTCGACGTGCTCGACCGGCAGCTCGGCCTGGGCCTGGGCCCGCACACGATCTCGACCGACCTGCACTGCCGCTCGCTCTACGGCCCCGTCTTCGACCTGCCGACCACGATGGCCAAAGTGCTCGCGGCCGGTGTGCCGCTGCCCGACGTGCTGGCGATGGTCACCGCGCGGCCCGCGCGCGCCCTGGGCCTGCCCGGCGGCACCCTCGACGTCGGGGCGCCGGCCGACCTGGCCGTGTTCGAGGTGCGCGCCGAGCCCCACGAGCTCGTCGACTCCCACCGCCAGACCCGGGTGGCCCCCGTACGGCTGATCAACGTGGCCACGTACGTCGGTGGCCGCCGCCTGCCGCCCGCCTGGCCCGCCGCACCCCCGCCGTGGTCGCCGCTGACCCCGGCCCAGCGGGCGGCGCTGGCCCACCGCGAACAGGCGCTGCGCGACCTGCTCAACACCCCCCTCGTCGGCGCCGAAGCCCTCGAGGAACAGTTCCCACGCACCTCCTAG
- a CDS encoding beta-N-acetylhexosaminidase, which produces MSARGLVPEPESVDAAEGGFRLWAGTPLACPPELAGVAQWLRGALRLPLPVGAGGLDLRLDPGLGAEAYRLDGLTITGGSAAGVFYGCQTLRQLLPPQALRRAGPADWPLAAVRVRDRPAYGWRGVMLDVARHFMPVADVLRFVDLAAFHKLNVLHLHLTDDQGWRLEVPGWPRLTETGSWRTESMLGARQHATFDGRPHGGFYTTDDLREIVAYAEERHVRVVPEVDMPGHMQAAVAAYPQLGAGPQPVRTSWGISPHVLNLGEESLAFCRAVLDHLCDVFPSEVIGIGGDECPTEEWDDPDRQPWFTARMAEHLADRGRRVYGWDEILEGGAPAGAVVAAWRGAGPASVAARLGHPVVACPDIEVYLDYRQSDDPGEPTPVGTRLTLADVYAFTPVPEGLSEKERELVLGGQANVWTEHMDSARAVDYMTYPRLSAFAEAVWGRRSYEDFASRLPEHLARLDALGVNYRPLTGPRPWDARPDAPGNPRTWPDRLAELREMTRRLPSGGPV; this is translated from the coding sequence ATGAGCGCGCGGGGGTTGGTGCCGGAGCCGGAGTCGGTGGACGCGGCGGAGGGCGGGTTCCGGCTGTGGGCAGGCACGCCGCTGGCTTGCCCGCCGGAGCTGGCCGGCGTGGCGCAGTGGCTGCGGGGTGCGCTGCGCCTGCCGCTGCCGGTCGGTGCGGGCGGCCTCGACCTGCGCCTCGACCCCGGCCTGGGCGCCGAGGCGTACCGGCTGGACGGGCTGACGATCACGGGTGGGTCGGCCGCCGGGGTGTTCTACGGGTGTCAGACGCTGCGCCAGTTGCTGCCGCCGCAGGCGCTGCGCCGGGCCGGGCCGGCCGACTGGCCGCTGGCCGCCGTGCGGGTGCGGGACCGGCCCGCGTACGGGTGGCGGGGTGTCATGCTCGACGTCGCGCGTCACTTCATGCCCGTGGCTGATGTGCTGCGCTTCGTCGACCTGGCTGCCTTTCACAAGCTCAACGTGCTGCACCTGCACCTCACCGACGACCAGGGCTGGCGGCTCGAGGTGCCGGGGTGGCCGCGGCTGACCGAGACCGGCTCGTGGCGGACGGAGTCGATGCTGGGTGCGCGGCAGCACGCGACGTTCGACGGGCGGCCCCACGGCGGCTTCTACACCACCGACGACCTGCGCGAGATCGTGGCGTACGCGGAGGAGCGGCACGTCCGCGTGGTGCCCGAGGTCGACATGCCGGGCCACATGCAGGCCGCCGTGGCGGCGTACCCGCAGCTCGGCGCGGGCCCGCAACCGGTGCGGACGAGCTGGGGGATCTCGCCGCACGTGCTCAACCTGGGTGAGGAGTCGCTGGCCTTCTGCCGGGCGGTGCTCGACCACCTCTGCGACGTGTTCCCCAGCGAGGTGATCGGCATCGGCGGCGACGAGTGCCCGACTGAGGAGTGGGACGACCCCGACCGTCAGCCCTGGTTCACCGCGCGGATGGCCGAGCACCTGGCGGATCGCGGCCGCCGCGTCTACGGGTGGGACGAGATCCTGGAGGGCGGCGCCCCGGCCGGCGCGGTGGTGGCCGCCTGGCGCGGGGCCGGACCGGCATCGGTCGCGGCCCGGCTCGGGCATCCGGTGGTGGCGTGCCCCGACATCGAGGTCTACCTCGACTACCGCCAGTCCGACGACCCGGGCGAGCCGACTCCGGTGGGCACCCGGCTCACCCTGGCCGACGTGTACGCGTTCACGCCCGTACCGGAAGGCTTGTCGGAAAAGGAACGCGAACTGGTGCTGGGTGGGCAGGCGAACGTGTGGACCGAGCACATGGACTCGGCCCGCGCCGTCGACTACATGACGTACCCGCGGCTCAGCGCGTTCGCCGAGGCGGTGTGGGGCCGCCGGTCGTACGAGGACTTCGCGTCGCGGCTGCCGGAGCACCTGGCCCGGCTGGACGCGCTCGGCGTGAACTACCGCCCGCTGACCGGGCCGCGGCCGTGGGACGCGCGGCCCGACGCGCCCGGCAACCCGCGCACCTGGCCCGACCGGCTGGCCGAGCTGCGCGAGATGACCCGGCGCTTGCCATCCGGTGGGCCGGTCTGA
- a CDS encoding hemerythrin domain-containing protein yields the protein MDSYDNERARFRAYGDQLISAHLRLREMVEDLYVALDEGRGEQELQLYCLTLCGAVTKHHTAEDLDVFPLLAARHPELEAFLRSLKSDHNMLAHMLGRLQRSTTYEELDAISAVLETHFIGEEKRLVSVLNALEPMGDLGIEVTDGRA from the coding sequence GTGGACAGCTATGACAACGAACGGGCGCGGTTCCGCGCCTACGGCGATCAACTGATCAGCGCGCACCTGCGGCTGCGCGAGATGGTCGAAGACCTCTACGTGGCGCTGGACGAGGGCCGCGGGGAGCAAGAACTGCAGCTGTACTGCCTGACGCTGTGCGGGGCGGTGACCAAGCACCACACGGCCGAGGACCTCGACGTCTTCCCGTTGCTGGCCGCGCGGCACCCCGAGCTGGAGGCGTTCCTGCGCAGCCTCAAGAGCGACCACAACATGCTCGCGCACATGCTGGGACGGCTGCAGCGCTCCACCACGTACGAGGAACTGGACGCGATCAGCGCCGTTCTGGAGACCCACTTCATCGGCGAGGAGAAGCGCCTCGTGTCGGTGCTCAACGCCCTGGAACCGATGGGCGACCTAGGGATCGAGGTGACCGATGGACGTGCCTGA
- a CDS encoding alanine racemase, producing MDVPEPAVDWRSKGFWLPEGRLDLPADLFGGQFTWPLLVLRREAAEANIATMAAYCRRHGWEFSPHAKTTMAPGLLARQLAAGAWGMTVATANQALVLRRLGVPRVLIANEVLDPTTLRWLARETAAGWEVYFQVDSVEGVRAAAGAGPVRVLIELGHEHGRTGIRSAAAVEEVARMIAAAPEVQLAGLTAYEGQLRTEAEVDGFLDQVVAAFERLRAAGLLPERPVLSAGGSAWFDRVVERVKPVDATLVLRSGASVTHDDGFYRERTPFLRVPQEGPLAAALDLWAQIISVPEPGLALAGMGKRDAPFDEGLPVPMEIRRADGTYAATTGIEVTKLNDHHTYLSIADTSLVPGDLVRFGISHPCTAFDKWRHIPVVDDDRRVVDVLATYF from the coding sequence ATGGACGTGCCTGAACCAGCCGTCGACTGGCGCAGCAAAGGGTTCTGGCTGCCCGAGGGCAGGCTCGACCTCCCGGCCGACCTCTTCGGCGGGCAGTTCACCTGGCCCCTGCTGGTGCTGCGGCGCGAGGCGGCCGAGGCCAACATCGCGACCATGGCCGCCTACTGCCGGCGCCACGGCTGGGAGTTCAGCCCCCACGCCAAGACGACCATGGCTCCGGGGCTGCTGGCCCGGCAGCTGGCGGCGGGCGCCTGGGGCATGACCGTCGCGACCGCCAACCAGGCCCTCGTGCTGCGGAGGCTCGGCGTGCCGCGGGTGCTGATCGCCAACGAGGTGCTCGATCCGACCACGCTGCGCTGGCTGGCCCGCGAGACCGCGGCCGGGTGGGAGGTCTACTTCCAGGTCGACTCGGTCGAGGGGGTGCGCGCCGCGGCCGGCGCCGGGCCGGTGCGGGTGCTCATCGAACTGGGCCACGAGCACGGACGTACGGGAATCCGGTCGGCGGCCGCGGTCGAGGAAGTGGCCCGGATGATCGCGGCCGCGCCCGAGGTGCAGCTGGCCGGCCTGACCGCGTACGAGGGCCAGCTCCGGACCGAGGCGGAAGTGGACGGCTTCCTCGACCAGGTGGTGGCCGCCTTCGAACGGCTGCGGGCGGCGGGACTCCTGCCGGAGCGGCCCGTCCTGTCCGCCGGCGGCAGCGCCTGGTTCGACCGCGTGGTCGAGCGGGTCAAACCCGTGGACGCCACCCTCGTGCTGCGCAGCGGCGCCTCGGTGACCCACGACGACGGCTTCTATCGCGAGCGCACGCCGTTCCTGCGCGTGCCGCAGGAGGGCCCGCTGGCCGCCGCGCTCGACCTCTGGGCCCAGATCATTTCGGTCCCCGAGCCGGGGCTGGCGCTGGCCGGCATGGGCAAGCGGGACGCGCCGTTCGACGAGGGGCTGCCGGTGCCGATGGAGATCCGCCGGGCCGACGGCACGTACGCGGCGACCACCGGCATCGAGGTGACCAAGCTCAACGACCACCACACCTATCTGTCCATCGCGGACACATCGCTGGTGCCGGGCGACCTCGTCCGGTTCGGCATCTCGCACCCCTGCACGGCTTTCGACAAATGGCGGCACATTCCGGTGGTTGACGACGACCGGCGCGTGGTCGACGTGCTCGCCACGTACTTCTGA
- a CDS encoding 2-phosphosulfolactate phosphatase: MSRVRFDWGPLGADAVAPGAAYVAVVDVLSFTTTLTVAVEQGISVLPYRWRDDSAVAVARRHGAILAVLRSQAGPGQVTLSPESILRTDLEAAKIDRLVLPSPNGSAISVRLADAGCTVVGVCLRNAAAAAAWVWERAGDKPVAVVAAGERWPDGSLRPAVEDLWGAGAFLARLADLDSTDGFSPEALTALAAYRGVAGRIEAELPESASGLELRANGFAGDVTVAGDVGASPVVPVLRDGWFVPGGTPSTT; encoded by the coding sequence ATGTCTCGGGTTCGATTCGACTGGGGGCCGCTGGGCGCCGACGCGGTGGCCCCCGGTGCGGCCTACGTGGCCGTGGTCGACGTGCTCTCGTTCACCACCACGCTGACCGTCGCCGTCGAGCAGGGCATCAGCGTGCTGCCGTACCGGTGGCGGGACGACTCCGCGGTGGCGGTGGCCCGGCGGCACGGGGCGATCCTCGCGGTGCTGCGCTCGCAGGCCGGGCCCGGCCAGGTGACGCTGTCGCCGGAGAGCATCCTGCGCACCGACCTGGAGGCGGCGAAGATCGACCGGCTCGTGCTGCCCTCGCCCAACGGCTCGGCCATCTCGGTGCGGCTGGCCGACGCGGGCTGCACGGTGGTCGGCGTCTGCCTGCGCAACGCGGCGGCCGCCGCGGCCTGGGTGTGGGAGCGGGCCGGGGACAAGCCGGTGGCCGTGGTGGCGGCCGGGGAGCGGTGGCCGGACGGGTCGCTGCGGCCCGCCGTCGAGGACCTGTGGGGCGCGGGCGCGTTTCTGGCCCGGCTGGCCGACCTGGACTCCACCGACGGGTTCTCGCCCGAGGCGCTGACCGCCCTGGCGGCGTACCGGGGGGTGGCCGGGCGGATCGAGGCGGAGCTGCCCGAGTCGGCCAGCGGCCTGGAGCTGCGGGCCAACGGGTTCGCCGGGGACGTCACGGTGGCCGGGGACGTGGGGGCCAGCCCGGTCGTGCCGGTATTGCGCGACGGATGGTTCGTTCCTGGCGGAACCCCTTCCACCACCTAG
- a CDS encoding aldo/keto reductase, with protein MRYRFLGRTSLAVSELCLGAMTFGREADEETSLRMMDRFAEAGGTFLDTADAYGAGRSEQIVGHWLKQHDRADWVISTKVRWGPGGNRAGLGRKHVMAAAEGSLRRLGTDHIDLYHVHGWDPAAAVEDVVRTLDLLVTSGKVRYLAVSNWAAWQIQKALGVADKRGWEPFAAVQPRYNLLDREFEWEQGPLAADAGLGVLPWSPLRGGWLTGRYTRGGSAPADSRIGMAEAENWGERWGVYDTDRTWRVLDELRAVATAAGREPAQVALNWLLQRPTVTAPIIGARNLEQLESDLGAAGWDLDPALVRRLDDVTAVDPLPFPYDTLANSGHDAAPE; from the coding sequence ATGCGCTATCGATTTCTGGGCCGCACCTCGCTGGCCGTCAGCGAACTCTGCCTCGGGGCGATGACCTTCGGGCGTGAGGCCGACGAAGAGACCAGCCTCCGCATGATGGACCGGTTCGCCGAGGCCGGGGGCACGTTCCTCGACACCGCCGACGCGTACGGGGCGGGACGCAGCGAACAGATCGTGGGCCACTGGCTGAAACAGCACGACCGGGCCGACTGGGTGATCTCGACGAAGGTGCGCTGGGGCCCCGGCGGCAACCGGGCCGGGCTCGGCCGCAAACACGTCATGGCCGCGGCCGAGGGCAGCCTGCGCCGGCTGGGCACCGACCACATCGACCTCTACCACGTGCACGGCTGGGACCCGGCCGCGGCCGTGGAGGACGTCGTCCGCACCCTCGACCTGCTGGTGACCAGCGGCAAGGTGCGTTACCTGGCCGTCAGCAACTGGGCCGCCTGGCAGATCCAGAAGGCGCTCGGCGTCGCCGACAAGCGCGGATGGGAACCGTTCGCCGCCGTCCAGCCGCGCTACAACCTGCTCGACCGCGAGTTCGAGTGGGAGCAGGGCCCGCTGGCGGCCGACGCCGGGCTGGGTGTGCTGCCGTGGAGCCCGCTGCGCGGCGGGTGGCTGACCGGGCGCTACACGCGGGGCGGGTCGGCCCCGGCGGACAGCCGGATCGGGATGGCCGAGGCCGAGAACTGGGGCGAACGCTGGGGTGTCTACGACACCGACCGCACGTGGCGGGTCCTCGACGAGCTGCGGGCGGTGGCCACGGCGGCGGGACGCGAGCCGGCCCAGGTCGCCCTGAACTGGCTGCTGCAACGGCCCACGGTGACGGCCCCGATCATCGGGGCGCGCAACCTGGAGCAGCTGGAGTCCGATCTGGGCGCCGCCGGCTGGGACCTCGACCCGGCGCTGGTGCGGAGACTGGACGACGTGACCGCTGTCGATCCGCTGCCGTTCCCGTACGACACGCTCGCCAACAGCGGCCACGACGCGGCCCCGGAGTAG